One window of the Strix uralensis isolate ZFMK-TIS-50842 chromosome 3, bStrUra1, whole genome shotgun sequence genome contains the following:
- the HINT3 gene encoding adenosine 5'-monophosphoramidase HINT3 has protein sequence MAGEEAAAAAAAAAEGRGAGNGGGYDGKCVFCRIARREEPGTALLPCEYEDLVCFRDIRPNAPHHYLVVPVEHMGNCKTLKTEHIPVVKRMMEVGKAVLQKNNFSDLSNIRMGFHWPPFCSISHLHLHVLAPASQLGFLSRLVYRINSYWFITAEQLIERLQTENAAS, from the exons atggcgggggaggaggcggcggctgcTGCGGCCGCCGCTGCCGAGGGGAGAGGAGCCGGGAACGGCGGCGGCTACGACGGCAAGTGCGTGTTCTGCAGGATCGCCCGCCGGGAGGAGCCGGGCACGGCGCTGCTCCCCTGCGAG TATGAAGACCTAGTTTGCTTTAGAGATATCAGACCTAACGCTCCCCACCACTATCTGGTGGTGCCGGTGGAGCACATGGGAAACTGCAAAACGCTGAAGACAGAACACATACCTGTAG tGAAGAGAATGATGGAAGTTGGAAAAGCTGTtctccagaaaaataattttagtgaCTTGAGTAATATAAG aatGGGTTTTCACTGGCCTCCGTTCTGCTCAATATCCCACTTGCATCTTCACGTCCTGGCCCCAGCCAGTCAGCTAGGATTCTTATCCAGACTCGTTTACAGAATCAATTCCTACTGGTTTATCACG gCTGAACAACTGATTGAGCGACTGCAAACTGAAAATGCTGCCAGCTGA
- the NCOA7 gene encoding nuclear receptor coactivator 7 isoform X5, whose translation MMKGKQMPLNIRILYCARPDQEEPFVEIITVEEAKRRKSVCSYYEDDDDDALPVLKHHSALLENMHIEQLARRLPARVQGYPWRLAYSTLEHGTSLKTLYRKSASLDSPVLLVIKDMDNQIFGAYATHPFRFSDHYYGTGETFLYTFSPNFKVFKWSGENTYFINGDTSSLELGGGGGRFGLWLDADLYHGRSNSCSTFNNDILSKKEDFIIQDVEVWTFE comes from the exons ATGATGAAAGGGAAACAAATGCCTTTGAATATTCGAATTCTTTACTGTGCCAGACCGGACCAGGAGGAACCTTTTGTGGAG ATCATTACTGTAGAAGAAGCAAAACGACGAAAGAGCGTCTGCAGTTActatgaagatgatgatgatgatgctttGCCTGTCTTAAAGCATCACAGCGCTCTCCTGGAGAATATGCACATAGAGCAG CTTGCCCGGCGCTTGCCCGCACGAGTGCAGGGATATCCCTGGCGGCTTGCATACAGTACACTGGAGCACGGGACTAGCCTGAAGACTCTGTACCGTAAATCGGCATCTCTTGACAGTCCTGTTCTCCTTGTCATCAAGGATATGGACAACCAG ATATTTGGAGCATATGCTACACATCCCTTCAGGTTTAGTGACCATTACTATGGCACTGGTGAAACATTCCTCTACACATTCAGTCCAAATTTCAAG GTATTCAAATGGAGCGGAGAGAACACCTACTTCATCAATGGAGACACCAGCTCTCTGGAGCTCGGAGGTGGAGG TGGCCGGTTTGGCTTATGGTTAGATGCAGATTTGTATCACGGGCGAAGCAACTCCTGCAGCACCTTCAATAATGACATCTTATCTAAGAAAGAAGATTTCATAATACAAGATGTAGAAGTATGGACATTTGAATGA